CGTCCCGTCGAGAATTCTGACCGTTGCGGCGTCGTATAGAAGGTAGTATTCGCGCTCGTCTACCGCGTGAAAGGTCGATTCGGAGTCAGCCGACAGTGGGCGAGGGAGCCGTTCTTCAGTGATGGTGACGTCGGCCCGCCCGTCGGGCTCTGTCTCAGCGGGCGGAAGCTCCGGTACGTCGAATGCCGAGCGGACTGTCAGTCCAAAAGCTTCGTACGTGGCTGTGCTTACTGTTGCCATCCTGCTAGGTCCCTCCCTGCGTAGTTGTCCATCGATTCCGTCCGTGCTGAAACACACCCCATCTACGACACCCCTGGTTCATACCAGATCGCTTGACTGCTGTGGTGGATAAGAATGCGCTCTCTACTTCCGACACACAGCCACGAAACCGTCACGACGTAGCCATTGACCGGTGCCAGTGTCGAGGATCAATAAAGGAGGGATCAGTTAGATACGTGAACCGACTGCGGACTTTAACTCCACTTCCCGTATCCGTCGTCGTGGTCCCACCAGTTCGTCTTTTCTTCGACAGTTCCATACGTTTCGACCGACGGCGTTTCGTATTCCTTCATGGGTTACCCCCGCCTCTGGTTTCAGATGTAGGTGTATTTGTTATAGTATCCATTACCGTTGAATTCACACAGAATAGCGTGTTTACTATCCGTTAGCCACGTACTTCGCGTTCCGTGAGTGTGCGGAAGCGCCCGAAGTCGTCGACATCCCCGATAAGGACAGCCCCGTTAGACTCGATCCAAGCGTGAGCCTCGAACGTCTCGGACTGGGTGTCCACGCCGAAGCGGAGACGATGCGGCAGGTTGTTGGCTACCAGCAGTGTGCTACCAGTGAGCGCTCGGTCAAGACAATCGTAGGTACCCGGAAGACGTGATCCCGCTGTCAGAACCGCCCACCGCACTGACTCTGGTGACCCGGACTGACGATGACACGGGAGGTACTGAGAGACTATACCGAAATATCGCTCTGCGTCCTCCAGCCCAGCGACTGCAAGCAATACCTTGCTCGCAACGATCAGTACCACAGCTTCACAGAGCAATAGCTTCTGCGCCCGTGGCAACGCCCTGAACTCACGGAGTCGGGCTCGCATCGATCTTGACGAGTTGCTCCGCGGCAAGCGTTTCCAGGAATCGTTCCACGTCAGTTGCCACTCGGTCTCTGTCGACATCGTACTCCTCGACTAGCGTTGAAACGATAGCCGCTGGTTCCGTCGGTTCCTGGATTCGGTCCCAGATGTCCGGGCCGACGCCCGACAGGCCCTGGTACCGCCCCGTCTCGTTGTTGAGCAGCACGATCTCGCCGTCGATAGTCGTGGTCACACAGTTATCAGTTGCGACGACAGTCGATCCAGAATCTATCGCGACCATATGAGGACTCCAGGGATACTCGCACTATTTGTTATGGCCTCTTTTCGTCGCCGTCACAACCCAGACAGGTGGTAGACGCTCCCTTCGCTCCCGTACTGCCCAACCGTAGTGAGTCGGTAACTATGTTACATAGCACTCGCATCCGGAACAATGACTGATACTCCCTCCGTCAGTGAAAAATACGCATCGCTGCGCCGTGTGGCACTGTATCGTCCGGCGCTGACGGGGAGTATCGTCGCCGCCAGCCTCTTCGTGATGCTGCTGGAGGGCGTTGGCCTCTCGTTCCTGTTTCCCATACTCGACGCTGCACAGGGCGGGCAAGGCCTCCCACTGCAGGCGGACGGCGTCACCGGCCAGTTCCTGTCCGCGTACGCCGCCGCCGGACTGCCGCTCACGCTCGAATCCCTGTTACTCGGTCTCGCGTGCGTGATGGTCGTCCGGTTCACGGCATCGTTTGCGGTGAAGTGGCTCGCGGCGAAGCTTACACAGACGTACGAACGCGATCTCAAGAACAGGGCCTATGAACTGGCGATGGGCGCGTCGGTCGCCTACTACGACGACAAGGGCTCCGACGACATCATGAACACGATTCTGACACAGACCCGGTACGCTGGCCGTGTCATCGGCCGGATTATCCAGTTCTTCCAGCAGGCAATCCTCTGTCTAGTGTATATCGGGATCGCACTCGCTATCGCTCCGGTGCTGGCAGTCGGTGCAGCTGTCGCTCTCGGCGGTGTCACGGCGATCATCAGATACGGCATCGAGCCCGGGTACGCCGTCGGCGACCGTGTGGCGACGGCAAACGAACGGCTGCAGGAGACAACACAGGCGGGGACACAGGGTATCCGTGACGTGAAGCTGTTCGGTATGCGCGACGGACTGCTTGCCGAGTTCCGGGCCACGCTCGACCGATACACCTCGACCAGCATCGCCGTTCGCCGGAACGAGGTCGCAATCGGTAGCTTCTATCGGCTCTCGGTCTCGCTGCTCCTGTTTGGGCTCGTCTACGTCGCAATCAGTTTTCGGGCGCTGTCTATCGCGGAACTCGGCGTGTTCCTGTTCGCGATGCTCCGACTCGCGCCCCGACTGAGTTCGCTCAATTCTACCATCTACGCCGTCGAGGGAGAGCTCCCACATCTGGTTCGCACCCACCAGTTCATCGACCGCCTCGAAACCCAGCAGGAGCCCACTGGCGGGCAGCCAGTCCCGGACTGCATCGAGGAAGTCGCGTTCGAGAACGTCTCGTTCGCCTACGAGGACGAGCCAGTGCTCGCGGATTTCTCGATGGCTGTCGAGCGAGGCGAGTTCGTCGGTATCGTCGGTGAGTCCGGTGGTGGCAAATCGACAGTCGTCTCGCTGCTCACTCGGCTCTATGCGCCGGATAGCGGTGACGTTCTGGCGAACGGGACGCCGATTTCGACCTATGCCCTCGACGAATGGCGTGACGCTGTTGCGATGGTCCGACAGGACCCGCATATCTTCAACGACTCCTTGCGGTACAACCTCACCGTCGGCAGGGATATCTCCGACGAGACGCTGTACGAGGTCGCCGAGAAGGCCCTCGTCCTCGAATTTCTCGATGACCTTCCGCAGGGGCTCGACACGGTGCTGGGCGACGACGGCGTGAAACTCTCCGGCGGGCAACGCCAGCGCGTCGCACTGGCCCGCGCGCTGCTGACGGACGCAGAGATACTCGTACTCGATGAAGCCACCAGCGACCTCGACTCGAACCTGGAACGGCAAATCCATCGAACCGTCGAGACGCTCGACGGGGACCAGACCGTGATCGCAATCGCCCATCGGCTCTCGACCGTCTCTAACGCCGACCGAATCTACACCGTCGAGGACGGGCAGGTCACAGAACGGGGCAGCCACGCCGAACTGCTTGACGACGACGGCACGTACGCGGAGTTGTACGCGATGCAGGGAACGGCAGCCGCACAGTCTTCCAGTGGCTAATGGTTCTCAGTGGGACGGGTGGGTCCTCGGGTTAGACCTCTCGGCGACGTCCTTTCGGCACCTGGGACCTGAGTTCGCCGTACACGTACAGGCCGACGCCGACCGGTTCGGCCTCGCCGGCGAGGTCGTGGGTGACGACGAGATACCCCCAGTCGCCGTCCCAGTCGAGTTCCTGATCCTCGCCCGCGACGAACGCTCGGGCAGTGTCCTCGTCGAGGTGAATGACGTTCTGGCTGGCGTGCTCGCCGAATCGCTGGACGGCCTCCAGCGTCGGCTTCCAGTGTTCCTGGCGCGTCCGCAGGAACGTCATTCCAAGGCCCTCGATGTCGACAGGCGATGGCGGACTCCCCTGATACAGCCACAGTTTGCCAGCGCCGCGTTCCCAGAACGTGTATCCCTCGAAAGTCTCCGGCGGGACGCCGAACCGCTCGGTCCAGAAGTCGAGGACTTCCTCGCGGGTCGCCCGCTCGGGGTCTTCTCGCTCTTCGTCTGTCTCTGGGAGCCGCGTGAACTCCGTGCTCTGGTCGCTCATTCCGCGGGTACCTCCAGTTTCGCACAGAAGAACCCGCCCGTGTCGTTGTGATGCGGGTAGATGCGCTTGGCGTCGGCGACGCTGGGGTCGAATGTCTCGTCCTGCCACTCGGTGATGCCGGGGGCGTGGTCGAGTGGGAGGTCGTAGTCCACAATTTCGCAAGCCGTCTCGCCGAGAACGTAGTCCAGTACGGCCTCGTTTTCCTCCGGGGCGAACGTACAGGTAGAGTAAACGACGGTTCCGCCGGGTTCGGTCACTTCGACGGCTCGCTTGAGAATGCCTTTCTGGACGCCGGAGATGCCTTCGACGTGCGAGAGCGTCCAATCTTCCAGCGTATCGGGGTTCTTGCGAATGGTCCCTTCACAGGAACAGGGGACGTCAACGAGTGCCCGGTCGTATCCCTCGCCGCCGAAGGGCTTGAGCGAGTGGTTGCGCCCGTCCTCGTGGGTGACAGCGACCGTGGTCGCGCCCAGCCGCTCAGTGTTGGTCCGTAGCGCCGAAATCCGTCCGAGGTTGTTGTCGGTCGCGACGACTTCGCCGGTGTCCTCTATCAGCGCGGCGAGCTGGGTCGTCTTGCTCCCCGGTGCCGCACAGGCGTCCCAGACTCGCTCGCCAGGCTGGGGGTCCAGTACGGTCGCCGGAATCACGGACACTTCCTCCTGCCCGTGAATCCAGCCGTGGAAGTACGGCCAGTTCGCGCCGGGGGAGTCCTCGGGCAGGACGAACAGGCCGTCGTGCCAGTCGACGGGTTCGTAGGCGATGTCCGCGTCCGCAAGCGCCGTTCGGACCCTCTCGACGGAGGCTTTGATGGTGTTGACCCTGACAGCCGACGGTAGCGGGCGTTCACATGCGTCGATGAACGCCTCGAAGTCGTCGATGATGGGTCGGTAGCGGTCGAGTGGTTCCATTGTCCGGCGTTCGCTGGCGGTCGGT
The genomic region above belongs to Haloarcula hispanica ATCC 33960 and contains:
- a CDS encoding lasso peptide biosynthesis B2 protein, producing the protein MSTETEWQLTWNDSWKRLPRSNSSRSMRARLREFRALPRAQKLLLCEAVVLIVASKVLLAVAGLEDAERYFGIVSQYLPCHRQSGSPESVRWAVLTAGSRLPGTYDCLDRALTGSTLLVANNLPHRLRFGVDTQSETFEAHAWIESNGAVLIGDVDDFGRFRTLTEREVRG
- a CDS encoding PqqD family peptide modification chaperone — protein: MVAIDSGSTVVATDNCVTTTIDGEIVLLNNETGRYQGLSGVGPDIWDRIQEPTEPAAIVSTLVEEYDVDRDRVATDVERFLETLAAEQLVKIDASPTP
- a CDS encoding ABC transporter ATP-binding protein, which gives rise to MTDTPSVSEKYASLRRVALYRPALTGSIVAASLFVMLLEGVGLSFLFPILDAAQGGQGLPLQADGVTGQFLSAYAAAGLPLTLESLLLGLACVMVVRFTASFAVKWLAAKLTQTYERDLKNRAYELAMGASVAYYDDKGSDDIMNTILTQTRYAGRVIGRIIQFFQQAILCLVYIGIALAIAPVLAVGAAVALGGVTAIIRYGIEPGYAVGDRVATANERLQETTQAGTQGIRDVKLFGMRDGLLAEFRATLDRYTSTSIAVRRNEVAIGSFYRLSVSLLLFGLVYVAISFRALSIAELGVFLFAMLRLAPRLSSLNSTIYAVEGELPHLVRTHQFIDRLETQQEPTGGQPVPDCIEEVAFENVSFAYEDEPVLADFSMAVERGEFVGIVGESGGGKSTVVSLLTRLYAPDSGDVLANGTPISTYALDEWRDAVAMVRQDPHIFNDSLRYNLTVGRDISDETLYEVAEKALVLEFLDDLPQGLDTVLGDDGVKLSGGQRQRVALARALLTDAEILVLDEATSDLDSNLERQIHRTVETLDGDQTVIAIAHRLSTVSNADRIYTVEDGQVTERGSHAELLDDDGTYAELYAMQGTAAAQSSSG
- a CDS encoding DUF7122 family protein, whose product is MSDQSTEFTRLPETDEEREDPERATREEVLDFWTERFGVPPETFEGYTFWERGAGKLWLYQGSPPSPVDIEGLGMTFLRTRQEHWKPTLEAVQRFGEHASQNVIHLDEDTARAFVAGEDQELDWDGDWGYLVVTHDLAGEAEPVGVGLYVYGELRSQVPKGRRREV
- a CDS encoding RsmB/NOP family class I SAM-dependent RNA methyltransferase; its protein translation is MEPLDRYRPIIDDFEAFIDACERPLPSAVRVNTIKASVERVRTALADADIAYEPVDWHDGLFVLPEDSPGANWPYFHGWIHGQEEVSVIPATVLDPQPGERVWDACAAPGSKTTQLAALIEDTGEVVATDNNLGRISALRTNTERLGATTVAVTHEDGRNHSLKPFGGEGYDRALVDVPCSCEGTIRKNPDTLEDWTLSHVEGISGVQKGILKRAVEVTEPGGTVVYSTCTFAPEENEAVLDYVLGETACEIVDYDLPLDHAPGITEWQDETFDPSVADAKRIYPHHNDTGGFFCAKLEVPAE